One Rhodospirillales bacterium genomic window carries:
- a CDS encoding TolC family outer membrane protein — translation MYAGRRTRYGLCPKRDLRADNRRPGFRPGEGIRTVAEFVHMRATVLAAVAASLVAAGAAKAETLPEVLPDLLKISKRVKAAEADMKAANEKAREALGDWFPKLDLTGNYGYERQFKGNNTADTSIPPREFEVKITQLLWDFGSTNRAIDNARLSYEQARSTRDAIEQVVLLEGVTAYLDLLRRTRILEFSRGSEDNIKRQTELEDARVQRGSGFSTDVLQSKRQLASAQAARARAEGALQTARNRYLNVFDKLPERPATMAIPRLPLDRLPATLNEVVDIAARDNPQLKAAKLTTEIARNNVSKTFSDKFAPTINLVGEHGHKNDFDGTIGNKNERMIKVEGKYSFNLGLTAINTLKASEFNLISSENKYGDALDNVQEQARNAWQELETSRQNLEHLRNEANIAAEFLELARKERALGRRSLIDVLAGETALINASSDAASAETDMAIAVFKLLSAMGRLGIEAVVSPSAPPAAAPPAAAP, via the coding sequence ATGTACGCCGGCCGGCGGACACGCTATGGTTTGTGTCCAAAGCGAGACCTGCGCGCGGATAATCGCAGGCCCGGTTTTCGTCCAGGCGAGGGCATACGGACCGTGGCGGAATTCGTTCACATGCGGGCGACGGTTTTGGCCGCCGTGGCGGCTTCGCTCGTTGCCGCCGGCGCGGCTAAGGCCGAAACGCTGCCCGAGGTGCTGCCCGATCTCCTCAAGATCAGCAAGCGGGTGAAGGCGGCCGAGGCCGACATGAAGGCCGCGAACGAAAAGGCGCGCGAGGCCCTCGGCGACTGGTTCCCGAAACTCGACCTCACCGGCAACTACGGCTACGAACGGCAGTTCAAGGGCAACAACACCGCCGACACCTCGATCCCGCCGCGCGAGTTCGAGGTCAAGATCACGCAGTTGCTGTGGGACTTCGGCTCGACCAACCGCGCCATCGACAACGCGCGGCTTTCGTACGAGCAGGCGCGTTCCACCCGCGACGCGATCGAGCAGGTGGTCCTGCTCGAAGGCGTCACCGCCTATCTCGACCTCCTGCGCCGCACGCGCATCCTCGAATTCTCGCGCGGCTCGGAAGACAACATCAAGCGCCAGACCGAACTGGAAGACGCGCGCGTGCAGCGCGGCTCCGGCTTCTCGACCGACGTGCTGCAATCGAAGCGCCAGCTCGCGTCGGCGCAGGCCGCGCGGGCGCGCGCCGAGGGCGCGCTGCAGACCGCCCGCAACCGCTATCTCAACGTGTTCGACAAGCTGCCCGAACGGCCCGCCACCATGGCGATTCCGCGCCTGCCGCTCGACCGGCTGCCGGCAACGCTGAACGAGGTGGTCGACATCGCCGCCCGCGACAATCCGCAGCTCAAGGCCGCCAAGCTGACCACGGAAATCGCGCGCAACAACGTCTCCAAGACGTTTTCCGACAAGTTCGCCCCGACCATCAACCTGGTCGGCGAGCACGGGCACAAGAACGACTTCGACGGCACCATCGGCAACAAGAACGAGCGCATGATCAAGGTCGAGGGCAAGTATTCGTTCAACCTCGGCCTCACCGCCATCAACACCTTGAAGGCGAGCGAGTTCAACCTGATTTCGTCGGAAAACAAATACGGCGATGCCCTCGACAACGTGCAGGAGCAGGCGCGCAACGCCTGGCAGGAACTGGAAACCTCCCGGCAGAACCTGGAGCATCTCCGCAACGAAGCCAACATCGCCGCCGAATTCCTGGAGCTGGCGCGCAAGGAACGCGCGCTCGGCCGCCGTTCGCTGATCGACGTGCTCGCGGGCGAAACCGCGCTCATCAACGCGTCGTCCGACGCGGCGTCCGCCGAAACCGACATGGCGATCGCCGTGTTCAAGCTGCTCTCGGCCATGGGCCGGCTCGGCATCGAAGCCGTGGTTTCTCCGTCCGCCCCGCCCGCCGCCGCTCCTCCCGCCGCCGCGCCG
- a CDS encoding 23S rRNA (adenine(2030)-N(6))-methyltransferase RlmJ — translation MNYRHAYHAGNFADVFKHAGLALIVDYLKKKPAPFAVVDTHAGLGRYDLSAPEAEKTGEWRQGIGRVLESPPDLPGLASLLKAVVAVNGGHKPSAAHMPRYYPGSPRVARTLLRKSDKLWCAELHPEDARALAREFRGDGQVEIRRMDGYEAIRAWLPPLPRANPRGESTMAAGIRPPPKRGVVLIDPPFEQRDEFDHLLRGLKDGHRRFATGIFVLWYPIKSRAPVDRFHAALAESAIRRILAAELLIHRLDNSERLNGCGLIVVNPPWRLDSDLARLVAGLAGLFAPDEGASSVAWLAGE, via the coding sequence ATGAATTACCGTCATGCTTACCACGCGGGCAACTTCGCCGACGTCTTCAAGCACGCGGGCTTGGCGCTGATCGTCGACTATCTGAAAAAGAAGCCGGCGCCGTTCGCGGTCGTCGACACCCATGCCGGCCTCGGGCGCTACGATCTCTCCGCCCCGGAGGCGGAAAAAACCGGCGAATGGCGCCAGGGCATCGGCCGGGTGTTGGAATCGCCCCCGGATTTGCCGGGCTTGGCGTCGCTGTTGAAGGCAGTGGTCGCCGTTAATGGCGGACACAAGCCGAGTGCCGCGCACATGCCGCGCTATTATCCCGGCTCGCCGCGCGTTGCGCGAACCTTGCTGCGCAAGAGCGACAAGTTATGGTGCGCGGAACTGCACCCCGAGGACGCGCGCGCGCTGGCGCGCGAATTCCGGGGCGACGGGCAGGTCGAAATCCGCCGCATGGACGGCTACGAGGCGATCCGCGCCTGGCTGCCCCCGCTGCCGCGAGCGAATCCTCGCGGCGAATCAACAATGGCGGCGGGGATTCGCCCGCCGCCGAAGCGCGGTGTCGTGCTGATCGACCCGCCGTTCGAGCAACGCGACGAGTTCGATCATCTGCTCCGGGGATTGAAGGACGGCCATCGCCGGTTCGCGACCGGGATCTTCGTTCTCTGGTATCCGATCAAGTCCCGCGCGCCGGTGGATCGGTTCCATGCGGCGCTCGCCGAATCGGCGATTCGCCGGATTCTCGCCGCCGAATTGCTGATCCATCGACTCGACAATTCCGAACGGCTCAACGGTTGCGGCCTGATCGTGGTCAACCCGCCCTGGCGGCTCGATTCCGATCTCGCCCGGCTGGTGGCCGGATTGGCCGGTCTTTTCGCGCCGGACGAGGGTGCCTCCTCGGTTGCGTGGCTGGCGGGGGAGTAG
- a CDS encoding methyltransferase domain-containing protein — protein sequence MATRSPPFHIISDAMPDPLAPLREAALTRPDDADAHARLGRAYLAHGRLAEAIEALQRAARLEPDDPAVRTDLGRAWIAAADPAAAAFHLRRAVALISARSQDGLDPDAAAGESPPPLNDCREDSLAAEARALLARAEAGQPTLSADFVREMFDQYAEKFDADMAKLSYRAPEILRALLGAPQEARAFDILDLGCGTGLSGLAFRAFARTLVGVDLSPGMAAKARARGIYDRVIVGDMIETARAMPAGFDVIVAADALGYVGDLAPLFAAARVALRPGGRFAATAEDGGAADFILGPARRFRHGEAYLRRTAEGAGFAVAALERCELRRDRGEPVAGLAFILDF from the coding sequence ATGGCGACCCGATCTCCTCCGTTTCATATCATAAGCGACGCCATGCCGGATCCGCTCGCGCCCCTTCGCGAAGCCGCCCTCACCCGTCCCGACGACGCGGACGCGCACGCGCGCCTGGGCCGCGCCTACCTCGCCCACGGCCGGCTGGCCGAGGCGATCGAGGCGTTGCAGCGCGCGGCGCGCCTGGAACCCGACGACCCGGCGGTGCGGACCGACCTGGGCCGCGCCTGGATCGCCGCCGCCGATCCCGCTGCGGCCGCGTTCCACTTGCGCCGGGCGGTCGCGCTGATAAGCGCGCGATCGCAAGACGGCCTCGATCCCGACGCGGCGGCGGGCGAATCCCCGCCGCCATTAAATGATTGCCGCGAGGATTCGCTCGCGGCAGAGGCCCGCGCGCTGCTCGCCCGGGCCGAGGCGGGCCAGCCGACGCTCTCGGCCGATTTCGTGCGCGAGATGTTCGACCAGTACGCCGAAAAATTCGACGCCGACATGGCCAAGCTTTCCTATCGCGCGCCGGAGATTTTGCGCGCGCTGCTCGGCGCGCCGCAAGAAGCCCGCGCCTTCGACATTCTCGACCTCGGGTGCGGCACCGGGCTTTCGGGGCTCGCGTTCCGCGCGTTCGCGCGCACCCTCGTCGGCGTCGATCTTTCGCCCGGCATGGCGGCGAAGGCGCGCGCGCGCGGCATTTACGATCGCGTCATTGTCGGCGACATGATCGAAACGGCGCGCGCGATGCCGGCCGGGTTCGATGTGATCGTCGCCGCCGACGCGCTCGGCTACGTGGGCGACCTGGCGCCGCTGTTCGCCGCCGCGCGCGTGGCGCTGCGACCCGGCGGGCGGTTCGCGGCGACGGCGGAAGACGGTGGCGCGGCGGATTTCATCCTCGGCCCGGCGCGGCGTTTCCGCCACGGCGAGGCCTACCTGCGCCGGACGGCGGAAGGCGCGGGCTTCGCCGTCGCGGCGCTGGAACGTTGCGAACTCCGCCGCGACCGGGGCGAGCCGGTCGCCGGGCTGGCCTTTATCCTGGATTTTTAG
- a CDS encoding CBS domain-containing protein — protein MRNRRIKDIIARQELLAVGPDQTAREAARQMVARNVAAAVVADADGRLLGIFTERDMLRRVVAAGLDPDRTKVSQVMTAKPHAVAPDATGLEAMRVMQERHVRHLPVAADGRALGIVSIRDFLGAEADEVRREQENRERLWEA, from the coding sequence ATGCGCAACCGGCGGATCAAGGACATCATCGCCCGCCAGGAGTTGTTGGCGGTCGGGCCCGACCAAACGGCGCGCGAGGCCGCGCGCCAGATGGTCGCGCGCAACGTCGCCGCCGCCGTGGTCGCCGACGCGGACGGGCGGCTGCTCGGCATCTTCACCGAGCGCGACATGCTGCGCCGGGTGGTGGCCGCGGGCCTCGACCCCGACCGCACCAAGGTTTCCCAGGTCATGACCGCCAAGCCCCACGCGGTCGCGCCCGATGCGACCGGTCTCGAAGCCATGCGCGTGATGCAGGAGCGCCACGTCCGGCATCTCCCGGTCGCGGCCGACGGGCGCGCGCTCGGCATCGTCTCGATCCGCGATTTCCTCGGCGCCGAGGCGGACGAAGTCCGCCGCGAGCAGGAAAACCGCGAACGCCTGTGGGAAGCGTGA
- a CDS encoding cytochrome c: MAAFGRRFKRIGWLVAGAGAVAALGLWLKPDAAPPDLSDPSLVAAGKTVYAVACAECHGGNLEGEPNWRTPFPDGSLPAPPHDASGHTWHHPDKVLFGITRDGGASVAPKGFPSRMPAFGGQLSEREIWAVLAYIKSTWPPDIRERQESLSRRAR, translated from the coding sequence ATGGCCGCGTTCGGACGACGGTTCAAGAGGATCGGATGGCTTGTGGCCGGCGCGGGCGCGGTGGCCGCGCTCGGGCTTTGGCTGAAGCCGGACGCCGCCCCGCCCGACCTGAGCGACCCGTCCCTCGTCGCTGCCGGCAAAACGGTCTACGCCGTCGCCTGCGCCGAATGCCACGGCGGCAACCTCGAGGGCGAGCCCAACTGGCGCACGCCTTTTCCCGACGGCTCGCTGCCGGCGCCGCCGCACGACGCCAGCGGCCACACCTGGCACCATCCGGACAAGGTGTTGTTCGGCATCACCCGCGACGGCGGCGCCTCGGTCGCGCCCAAGGGGTTCCCGAGCCGCATGCCCGCCTTCGGCGGCCAGTTGTCGGAGCGCGAGATCTGGGCCGTGCTCGCCTACATCAAGAGCACCTGGCCGCCCGATATCCGCGAACGCCAGGAATCCCTCAGCCGCCGCGCGCGGTAG
- a CDS encoding SHOCT domain-containing protein, translating into MGGLHGLFWLVLLVLAGIALVALVRYLWRAGESPRALNDAPLSERGGGTETPASGSSARRILDERYAKGEIERAEYLQRRQDLG; encoded by the coding sequence ATGGGCGGCTTGCACGGACTCTTCTGGCTGGTGCTGCTCGTGCTCGCGGGCATCGCGTTGGTGGCGCTGGTGCGTTATCTCTGGCGCGCGGGCGAATCCCCGCGCGCATTAAACGATGCGCCCCTATCGGAGCGCGGCGGTGGAACGGAAACACCGGCATCGGGATCGTCGGCGCGGCGTATCCTCGACGAGCGTTACGCCAAGGGCGAGATCGAACGCGCGGAATATCTTCAACGGCGCCAAGACCTCGGCTAA